Proteins co-encoded in one Salvia splendens isolate huo1 chromosome 4, SspV2, whole genome shotgun sequence genomic window:
- the LOC121801305 gene encoding uncharacterized protein LOC121801305, which yields MKEIFLYVTHDSQREQITRLNGTGTYPGGDFVGARRFLSSLLIPNTFHAKTTDTQLMVKPKQRQIHRSCGKKHQNQRFPHADPPDDGDWMVVKKQKITIIIPPMPNKKHSEMPTVEDGQLQEKPRSITNSKSPRNTTNSQSPNRKTNSQVHCSSANTAKLSVHELDKSRSSEEQAVQPQPQPPLEVPNVNFEKPPSSSHQRTTLDNSPLRGHREGNDISLWSIPRSRQGMKIFADSTSFLNQRMRASYLEKKLRKAGGLENWLDSLGLARFIKVFQMRRVGKFQLANLTMQKLKDMGTDAVGPRRKLMHAIDCLCEPHCFQHI from the exons aTGAAAGAGATATTCCTATATGTGACGCACGACTCCCAGAGAGAGCAAATTACTCGATTGAACGGCACGGGGACATATCCAGGCGGCGATTTCGTCGGTGCCCGTCGATTTCTCTCTTCTCTTTTAATTCCAAATACCTTCCATGCCAAGACTACAG ATACACAACTAATGGTAAAGCCAAAACAAAGACAGATCCATCGTTCCTGTGGAAAGAAGCATCAAAATCAACGTTTCCCCCATGCTGATCCACCTGATGACGGAGACTGGATGGTGGTCAAGAAGcagaaaataacaattataatCCCTCCTATGCCTAATAAGAAGCACTCGGAAATGCCCACTGTAGAAGATGGGCAGCTACAAGAAAAGCCAAGAAGCATCACTAACTCCAAGTCACCGAGAAACACCACCAACTCCCAGTCACCTAATAGAAAAACCAACTCCCAGGTGCACTGCTCGTCAGCAAACACTGCGAAGCTATCAGTCCATGAACTGGATAAATCCAGGTCATCTGAAGAACAGGCtgttcaacctcaacctcaacctccTCTAGAAGTGCCCAATGTAAATTTCGAAAAGCCACCAAGTTCATCCCATCAGAGGACCACCTTAGACAATTCTCCACTTCGTGGTCATAGAGAGGGGAATGACATTAGTCTGTGGAGCATCCCGAGATCTAGGCAGGGAATGAAGATATTTGCTGATAGCACCTCATTTCTAAATCAAAGGATGAGAGCGTCGTATCTAGAGAAGAAGCTCAGGAAGGCAGGAGGATTGGAGAATTGGCTCGATTCTCTTGGCCTTGCACGATTCATCAAGGTTTTCCAGATGAGAAGGGTCGGCAAATTTCAGCTGGCAAATCTTACTATGCAGAAGCTCAAAGACATGGGCACGGATGCCGTTGGCCCGAGGAGAAAGCTGATGCATGCCATTGATTGCCTCTGTGAACCCCATTGTTTCCAGCACATCTGA